One Mycolicibacterium goodii genomic region harbors:
- a CDS encoding MFS transporter, with product MRRYLAATFSALSIRDYRRYALGQAISVSGTWMQKLTQAWLILELTDSPLLLGITVAGQQLPTLLFTTVAGVLADRYSKRTILLWTAIGGMLPALMLGILVWIDVVNIWIILAAAVAQGFADAIDKPARLTFVNDIATPETMANAVTLNSIIQNSGKIAGPAVAGVLISAVGVSTSFFLNAASYLPVVIALLSIRPRAQVTTGTVRAKGHLGETLRYVSARPHIAAALVLMAVSGLLTFNWNVLLPTLARDTFGGDARVVGFAFTSMGVGAVFGGLALAGALRGTSKWLILNGCVLGAALSLTGLMPTVTIAYALLFVVGAASVTFRSTATTLLQLHSDPGVRGRIISLLVLATNGTTPLGGPLIGWICAHANPRVACLVGGLGTVAAALAHWAYLRKADTRKDPIPLSRG from the coding sequence GTGAGACGGTATCTGGCTGCCACGTTCAGCGCCCTGTCGATCCGCGACTACCGGCGATACGCGCTCGGGCAGGCGATCTCCGTCAGCGGCACCTGGATGCAGAAGCTCACGCAGGCCTGGCTGATCCTCGAACTGACCGACTCCCCGCTTCTGCTCGGCATCACCGTGGCCGGCCAACAGTTGCCCACCCTCCTGTTCACCACGGTGGCCGGCGTACTGGCCGACCGGTACAGCAAGCGCACGATCCTGCTGTGGACCGCGATCGGCGGCATGCTCCCCGCGCTGATGCTGGGCATTCTGGTGTGGATCGACGTCGTCAACATCTGGATCATCCTGGCGGCCGCGGTTGCCCAGGGCTTCGCCGACGCGATCGACAAACCCGCTCGCCTGACCTTCGTCAACGACATCGCAACGCCGGAGACCATGGCCAATGCCGTGACGCTCAACAGCATCATCCAGAACAGCGGCAAGATCGCCGGTCCGGCCGTCGCGGGCGTGCTGATCTCGGCGGTCGGCGTATCGACGTCGTTCTTCCTCAACGCGGCGTCCTACCTACCGGTCGTGATCGCGCTGCTGTCGATCCGGCCCCGCGCACAGGTGACCACCGGAACCGTCCGCGCCAAGGGGCATCTCGGCGAGACCCTGCGCTACGTGTCGGCGCGTCCGCACATCGCCGCGGCGCTGGTCCTCATGGCGGTCTCCGGTCTGCTCACGTTCAACTGGAACGTGCTGCTGCCCACGCTCGCCCGTGACACGTTCGGCGGCGACGCCCGCGTCGTGGGGTTCGCCTTCACGAGCATGGGTGTCGGCGCGGTGTTCGGCGGGCTCGCGTTGGCCGGTGCCCTGCGGGGCACGTCGAAGTGGTTGATCCTCAACGGATGCGTGCTGGGTGCGGCGCTGTCACTGACAGGTCTGATGCCGACGGTGACCATCGCGTATGCCCTGCTGTTCGTGGTCGGCGCGGCGAGCGTGACGTTCCGGTCCACCGCGACGACGCTTCTTCAGTTGCACTCCGATCCAGGCGTCCGTGGCCGGATCATCTCACTGCTCGTGCTCGCCACGAACGGGACCACACCCCTGGGCGGTCCGCTGATCGGCTGGATCTGCGCGCACGCCAACCCGAGGGTCGCGTGTCTGGTCGGTGGACTCGGCACCGTGGCCGCCGCGCTCGCACACTGGGCCTACCTCAGGAAGGCCGATACGCGAAAAGACCCGATCCCCCTGTCGCGCGGGTGA
- a CDS encoding acyl-CoA carboxylase subunit beta: MTNKTTAELLAELREKLELAKEPGGEKAVAKREKKGIPSARARINALLDPGSFIEIGALAKTPGDPNALFGDGVVTGHGTIDGRPVGVFSHDQTVFQGSVGEMFGRKVARLMEWVAMVGCPIIGINDSAGARIQDAVTSLAWYAELGRRHEMLRGLVPEISLIFGKCAGGAVYSPIQTDLLVAVRDQGYMFITGPDVIKDVTGEDVTFDELGGADVQAQRGNIHKVVNSEAEAYQYVRDYLSFLPSNHFDNPPIVNPGLEPEITPHDLELDSIVPDADNMAYDMHEILLRIFDDGDVFEIAEQRGPAMITAFARVDGHPVGVIANQPMVLSGAIDNEASDKAASFIRFCDSYNLPLVFVVDTPGAMPGVAEEKGGIIKRGGRFFNAIVEADVPKVTVIIRKAYGGGYAVMGSKQLSADLNFAWPTARIAVIGAEGAAQLLVKRFPDPNAPEVQKIRDDFIEGYNLNMATPWIAAERGYIDAVIQPHETRLLLRKSLKLLRDKQNGPKVQRKHGLLPL, encoded by the coding sequence GTGACGAACAAGACCACCGCTGAACTCCTGGCCGAGCTCCGCGAGAAGCTGGAACTGGCCAAAGAGCCCGGCGGTGAGAAAGCCGTCGCCAAGCGTGAGAAGAAGGGCATCCCGAGTGCCCGGGCCCGCATCAACGCGCTGCTCGACCCGGGCAGCTTCATCGAGATCGGCGCGCTGGCCAAGACCCCCGGCGATCCGAACGCGCTGTTCGGCGACGGCGTGGTGACCGGTCACGGCACCATCGACGGCCGTCCGGTCGGGGTGTTCAGCCACGATCAGACGGTGTTCCAGGGTTCGGTCGGTGAGATGTTCGGCCGCAAGGTCGCCCGGCTCATGGAGTGGGTCGCGATGGTCGGTTGCCCGATCATCGGCATCAACGACTCGGCCGGCGCGCGCATCCAGGATGCCGTGACCTCGCTGGCGTGGTACGCCGAGCTGGGCCGCCGCCACGAGATGCTCCGCGGTCTCGTGCCGGAGATCTCGCTGATCTTCGGCAAATGCGCGGGCGGAGCGGTGTATTCACCGATCCAGACCGATCTGTTGGTGGCCGTGCGCGATCAGGGCTACATGTTCATCACCGGCCCCGATGTCATCAAGGACGTCACCGGTGAGGATGTCACGTTCGACGAACTCGGCGGCGCCGACGTGCAGGCGCAGCGTGGCAACATCCACAAGGTGGTCAACTCGGAGGCCGAGGCGTACCAGTACGTGCGCGACTACCTGAGCTTCCTGCCGTCGAACCACTTCGACAACCCCCCGATCGTGAATCCCGGTCTGGAGCCGGAGATCACGCCGCACGATCTGGAGCTCGACTCGATCGTGCCGGACGCCGACAACATGGCGTACGACATGCACGAGATCCTGTTGCGCATCTTCGACGACGGCGACGTGTTCGAGATCGCCGAGCAGCGTGGTCCGGCCATGATCACCGCGTTCGCCCGTGTCGACGGACACCCGGTGGGTGTGATCGCCAACCAGCCGATGGTGCTGTCCGGCGCCATCGACAACGAGGCGTCCGACAAGGCCGCGAGCTTCATCCGGTTCTGTGACTCCTACAACCTGCCTTTGGTTTTCGTCGTCGACACCCCTGGCGCCATGCCGGGTGTCGCCGAGGAGAAGGGCGGCATCATCAAGCGCGGCGGGCGGTTCTTCAACGCCATCGTCGAGGCCGATGTGCCGAAGGTGACCGTCATCATCCGCAAGGCATACGGCGGCGGGTACGCGGTCATGGGCTCCAAGCAGCTCTCGGCCGACCTCAACTTCGCCTGGCCCACCGCGCGTATCGCGGTGATCGGCGCCGAGGGTGCCGCGCAACTGCTGGTGAAGCGGTTCCCGGACCCGAACGCCCCTGAGGTGCAGAAGATCCGCGACGACTTCATCGAGGGCTACAACCTCAACATGGCCACGCCGTGGATCGCGGCCGAGCGCGGGTACATCGACGCGGTGATCCAGCCGCACGAGACCCGGTTGTTGTTGCGCAAGTCGCTGAAGCTGTTGCGTGACAAGCAGAACGGCCCCAAGGTGCAGCGCAAGCACGGTCTGCTGCCGCTGTAG
- the pks13 gene encoding polyketide synthase Pks13 (Pks13 is a key enzyme in mycolic acid biosynthesis.): MDETHSDSNLPEGTEPAGGPASRPDMTVNEMREWLRKWVANATGQSPDAIDETTPMVELGLSSRDAVAMASDIEDLTGVTLTATVAFRHPTIESLATVIIEGEPEPEAYEGDEDWSRDRDVEDIAVVGVATRFPGDLNTPDEMWAALLEGKDCITDLPEDRWTEFLDEPRIAERVKKARTRGGYLSNIKGFDSEFFALSKMEADNIDPQQRMALELTWEALEHARIPASSLRGGSVGVYIGSSTNDYSFLAMSDPSIAHPYAITGTASSIIANRVSYFYDFRGPSVAIDTACSSSLVAAHQGVQALRAGEADVAIVGGVNALVTPLVTVGFDEVGGVLASDGRIKSFSSDADGYARSEGGGMLVLKRISDARRDGDQILAVIAGSAVNHDGRSNGLLAPNPDAQAEVLRKAYKDAGIDPRDVDYIEAHGTGTILGDPIEADALGRVVGKGRPADKPALLGAVKSNLGHLESAAGAASLAKMTLALANDKLPPSINYAGPNPYIDFEKERLKVNDTVSDWPRYSGHAVAGVSGFGFGGANAHVVMREVLASDLVEPEPEPEPEAKPGNSDADAVYVGGVRMDEYGEFIDEPDSAGDSYPSYDEGADELPPMTEAAAQLLEQARAELAAKEAEEPTRQLVPLAVSAFLSSRKKQAAAELADWIDSPEGRASSLESIGRSLSRRNHGRSRAVVLAHDHDEAIKGLRALAEGKQHPSVISADGPVTNGPVWVLAGFGAQHRKMGKSLYLRNEVFAEWINKVDALIQDERGYSILELILDDNIDYTDATCEYPIEVVQLVIFAIQIALGELLRHHGAKPAAVVGQSLGEAAASYFAGGLSLADATRTICSRSHLMGEGEAMLFGEYIRLMALVEYSADEIKTVFSDYPDLEVCVYAAPTQTVIGGPPDQVDAIIARAESEGKFARKFQTKGASHTQQMDPLLGELAAELQGIEPKPLATGYFSTVHEGRFIRPGGEPIHDVDYWKKGLRHSVYFTQGIRNAVDNGHTTFLELAPNPVALMQVGLTTASAGLHDAQLIATLARKQDEVESMITAMAQLYVHGHDLDFRTLFPRRSKGLAGALDFANIPPTRFKRKEHWLAAHFTGDSSAVMPGNHVATPDGRHVWEFVPRGKTDLAALVKAAAAQVLPDAKLAAFEQRAVPAENARLVTTLSRHPGGATVQVHARVDESFTLVYDAIVARAGGAGAGALPVAVGAGVAVSEDVAGDLSAPVIEDDEPEAEILQDNLTAGAGMGAEFQKWDPDSGETIGQRLGTIVGAAMGYEPEDLPWEVPLIELGLDSLMAVRIKNRVEYDFDLPPIQLTAVRDANLYNVEELIKYAIEHRDEVEQIAESQKGKTAEEIAAEQSELLGGASTVAELEAKLAEAGHPLAAKDSAEAADAAEANAVEGLEIPPPPTDPTGPGGAPIPPPPSDPSGPAPAAAPEASTPPNGTVDKATAAAAAAKVLTAEAVTEALGADVPPRDAAERVTFATWAIVTGKSPGGIFNELPKVNEETAKKMADRLSERAEGTVTVEDVLAAKTIEELATTVREQLEEGVVDGFVRTLRPPTGDGAAVPLFVFHPAGGSTVVYEPLMKRLPADVPVYGLERVEGSIEERAAEYVPKLLEMHKGPFVLTGWSLGGALAYACAIGLKQHGADVRFVGLIDTVLPGEPIDQSKEGMRARWDRYARFAERTFKVEIPAIPYEELEKLDDEGQVKFVLDIVSESGVQIPGGIIEHQRTSYLDNRALDTVDIKPYDGHVTLYMADRYHDDAIVFEPAYATRKPDGGWGPFVSDLEVVHIGGEHIQAIDEPYIAKVGAHMSEALNRIEAQVSKEDGAK, translated from the coding sequence ATGGATGAAACACATAGCGATTCGAATCTTCCAGAGGGCACCGAGCCCGCTGGCGGGCCGGCCTCGCGTCCAGACATGACCGTCAACGAGATGCGGGAGTGGCTGCGCAAGTGGGTGGCCAACGCCACCGGGCAGTCGCCGGACGCGATCGACGAGACGACCCCGATGGTCGAACTCGGGCTGTCCTCGCGCGATGCGGTGGCCATGGCCAGCGACATCGAGGACCTCACCGGGGTGACGTTGACGGCCACCGTCGCGTTCCGCCATCCCACGATCGAGTCACTGGCCACCGTGATCATCGAGGGCGAGCCCGAGCCGGAGGCGTACGAGGGCGACGAGGACTGGTCCCGCGACCGCGATGTCGAGGACATCGCCGTGGTCGGTGTGGCCACCCGTTTTCCGGGTGACCTGAACACGCCCGACGAGATGTGGGCCGCGCTGCTGGAGGGCAAGGACTGCATCACCGATCTGCCCGAGGACCGGTGGACGGAGTTCCTCGACGAGCCCCGCATCGCCGAACGTGTCAAGAAGGCCCGCACCCGCGGCGGTTACCTGTCGAACATCAAGGGCTTCGACTCCGAGTTCTTCGCGCTGTCGAAGATGGAAGCCGACAACATCGACCCGCAGCAGCGCATGGCGCTGGAGCTGACGTGGGAAGCGTTGGAGCACGCGAGGATTCCCGCGTCGAGCCTGCGCGGCGGGAGCGTCGGCGTCTACATCGGCAGCTCGACCAACGACTACAGCTTCCTGGCGATGAGCGATCCGTCGATCGCGCATCCGTACGCGATCACCGGTACCGCGAGCTCGATCATCGCCAACCGGGTGTCGTACTTCTACGATTTCCGCGGCCCGTCCGTGGCAATCGACACCGCGTGCTCGAGCTCGCTGGTGGCCGCGCACCAGGGTGTGCAGGCGCTGCGTGCCGGTGAGGCCGACGTGGCGATCGTCGGTGGTGTCAACGCTCTGGTGACGCCGCTGGTGACGGTCGGTTTCGACGAGGTCGGCGGTGTGCTCGCGTCGGACGGCAGGATCAAGTCGTTCTCGTCGGACGCCGACGGCTACGCGCGCTCCGAGGGCGGCGGCATGCTCGTGCTCAAGCGGATCTCCGATGCGCGCCGCGACGGCGACCAGATCCTCGCGGTGATCGCGGGCAGCGCGGTCAACCACGACGGCCGGTCCAACGGTCTGCTCGCCCCGAACCCCGACGCGCAGGCCGAGGTGCTGCGCAAGGCGTACAAGGACGCCGGCATCGACCCGCGCGACGTCGACTACATCGAGGCGCACGGCACCGGCACCATCCTTGGTGATCCGATCGAGGCAGACGCGCTGGGACGCGTCGTCGGCAAGGGCAGGCCCGCCGACAAGCCGGCGCTGCTCGGTGCGGTGAAGTCCAATCTGGGACACCTGGAATCGGCTGCAGGCGCGGCGAGCCTGGCGAAGATGACGCTCGCGCTCGCCAACGACAAGCTGCCCCCGTCGATCAACTACGCCGGGCCGAACCCGTACATCGACTTCGAGAAGGAACGCCTCAAGGTCAACGACACCGTCTCGGACTGGCCGCGCTACAGCGGCCACGCCGTCGCGGGTGTCTCCGGTTTCGGTTTCGGCGGCGCCAACGCGCACGTGGTGATGCGTGAGGTGCTCGCCAGCGACCTGGTCGAGCCCGAACCCGAGCCCGAGCCCGAGGCGAAGCCCGGGAATTCCGACGCCGACGCCGTGTACGTGGGTGGCGTGCGGATGGACGAGTACGGCGAGTTCATCGATGAGCCGGACTCGGCGGGCGACAGCTACCCGAGCTACGACGAGGGCGCAGACGAACTGCCTCCGATGACCGAGGCCGCTGCGCAGCTGCTGGAGCAGGCCCGCGCCGAGCTGGCCGCCAAGGAAGCCGAAGAGCCCACCAGACAGCTTGTCCCGCTGGCAGTTTCGGCGTTCCTGAGTTCCCGCAAGAAGCAGGCTGCCGCCGAGCTGGCCGACTGGATCGACAGCCCCGAGGGCCGTGCGTCGTCGCTGGAGTCGATCGGACGTTCGCTGTCGCGGCGCAACCACGGACGTTCTCGTGCGGTGGTGCTGGCGCACGATCACGACGAGGCGATCAAGGGTCTGCGCGCACTCGCCGAGGGCAAGCAGCATCCGAGTGTGATCTCGGCCGACGGCCCGGTGACCAACGGCCCGGTGTGGGTGCTGGCCGGATTCGGTGCGCAGCATCGCAAGATGGGCAAGAGCCTGTACCTGCGCAACGAGGTCTTCGCCGAGTGGATCAACAAGGTCGACGCGCTGATCCAGGACGAGCGTGGCTACTCGATCCTCGAGCTGATCCTCGACGACAACATCGACTACACCGACGCCACGTGCGAGTACCCCATCGAAGTGGTCCAGTTGGTGATCTTCGCCATCCAGATCGCGCTCGGTGAGCTGCTGCGGCACCACGGCGCGAAACCCGCTGCGGTGGTGGGACAGTCGCTCGGCGAGGCTGCCGCGTCGTACTTCGCGGGCGGTTTGAGCCTGGCCGACGCCACGCGCACCATCTGCTCGCGCAGCCACCTCATGGGTGAGGGCGAGGCGATGCTGTTCGGCGAGTACATCCGGCTGATGGCATTGGTGGAGTACTCCGCCGACGAGATCAAGACGGTGTTCTCGGACTACCCGGACCTGGAGGTCTGCGTCTACGCGGCGCCGACCCAGACCGTGATCGGCGGCCCGCCGGATCAGGTGGATGCGATCATCGCGCGCGCCGAATCCGAGGGCAAGTTCGCCCGCAAGTTCCAGACCAAGGGCGCCAGCCACACGCAGCAGATGGACCCGCTGCTCGGCGAGCTCGCCGCCGAACTGCAGGGCATCGAGCCCAAACCGCTGGCCACCGGCTATTTCTCGACCGTTCACGAGGGCAGGTTCATCCGCCCGGGCGGCGAGCCGATCCACGACGTGGACTACTGGAAGAAGGGCCTGCGCCACAGCGTCTACTTCACCCAGGGCATCCGCAACGCGGTGGACAACGGCCACACCACGTTCCTGGAGCTGGCGCCGAATCCGGTGGCGCTCATGCAGGTCGGTCTGACGACGGCCAGCGCGGGTCTGCACGACGCGCAGCTGATCGCGACGCTGGCCCGCAAGCAGGACGAGGTCGAGTCGATGATCACGGCCATGGCGCAGCTGTACGTGCACGGCCACGACCTGGACTTCCGCACGCTGTTCCCGCGCCGGTCCAAGGGGCTGGCCGGGGCGCTGGATTTCGCGAACATCCCGCCGACGCGGTTCAAGCGCAAGGAGCACTGGCTGGCCGCGCACTTCACCGGTGACAGCTCGGCCGTCATGCCGGGCAACCATGTGGCGACGCCGGATGGCCGCCACGTGTGGGAGTTCGTGCCTCGGGGCAAGACCGACCTCGCCGCGCTCGTGAAAGCCGCTGCCGCACAGGTGCTCCCGGACGCGAAGCTCGCGGCCTTCGAACAGCGCGCGGTGCCGGCCGAGAACGCCAGGCTGGTCACCACGCTCTCGCGGCATCCGGGTGGCGCGACCGTGCAGGTGCACGCACGGGTCGACGAGTCGTTCACGCTGGTCTACGACGCGATCGTCGCCCGTGCCGGCGGCGCGGGCGCGGGCGCACTGCCGGTCGCGGTGGGCGCGGGCGTCGCCGTTTCAGAAGATGTTGCCGGGGACCTTTCGGCGCCGGTGATCGAGGATGACGAGCCCGAGGCCGAGATCCTGCAGGACAACCTGACCGCCGGTGCGGGCATGGGGGCGGAGTTCCAGAAGTGGGACCCCGATTCGGGTGAGACCATCGGCCAACGGCTGGGCACGATCGTCGGTGCCGCAATGGGTTACGAGCCCGAGGACCTGCCGTGGGAGGTGCCGCTGATCGAGCTGGGCCTGGACTCGCTGATGGCGGTGCGCATCAAGAACCGCGTCGAGTACGACTTCGACCTGCCCCCGATCCAGCTGACCGCGGTGCGTGACGCGAACCTCTACAACGTCGAGGAACTGATCAAGTACGCGATCGAGCACCGCGACGAGGTCGAGCAGATCGCCGAATCGCAGAAGGGCAAGACGGCCGAGGAGATCGCGGCCGAGCAGTCCGAACTGCTCGGCGGTGCGAGCACCGTGGCCGAGCTCGAGGCCAAGCTGGCCGAGGCCGGTCATCCCTTGGCGGCCAAGGATTCCGCCGAGGCCGCGGATGCGGCCGAGGCGAACGCGGTCGAGGGGCTGGAGATCCCGCCGCCCCCGACCGATCCGACGGGTCCAGGTGGTGCGCCGATCCCGCCGCCGCCAAGTGACCCGTCCGGTCCGGCACCGGCGGCGGCTCCGGAAGCGAGCACGCCACCGAACGGCACCGTGGACAAGGCGACCGCCGCCGCGGCCGCGGCGAAGGTGCTCACGGCCGAAGCGGTCACCGAAGCGCTCGGTGCCGACGTCCCACCGCGTGACGCGGCCGAGCGGGTGACGTTCGCGACGTGGGCGATCGTGACCGGCAAGTCGCCGGGCGGCATCTTCAACGAGCTGCCGAAGGTGAACGAGGAGACCGCGAAGAAGATGGCCGATCGGCTGTCCGAGCGGGCCGAGGGCACCGTCACCGTCGAGGATGTGTTGGCCGCCAAGACCATCGAGGAACTCGCCACCACGGTCCGCGAGCAGCTCGAAGAGGGTGTGGTCGACGGGTTCGTCCGCACACTGCGTCCGCCGACCGGCGACGGAGCCGCTGTACCTCTGTTTGTTTTCCACCCCGCCGGTGGGTCGACGGTGGTCTACGAACCGCTCATGAAGCGTCTGCCCGCAGACGTCCCGGTGTACGGCCTGGAGCGCGTCGAGGGCTCCATCGAGGAACGTGCCGCCGAGTACGTGCCGAAGCTGCTGGAGATGCACAAGGGTCCGTTCGTGCTGACCGGATGGTCGCTGGGCGGCGCGCTGGCCTACGCGTGCGCGATCGGCCTCAAGCAACACGGCGCCGACGTGCGGTTCGTGGGGCTCATCGACACCGTGCTGCCGGGTGAGCCGATCGACCAGAGCAAGGAGGGCATGCGGGCCCGCTGGGACCGCTACGCCCGGTTCGCCGAACGCACGTTCAAAGTCGAGATCCCGGCGATCCCGTACGAGGAACTCGAGAAGCTCGACGACGAGGGGCAGGTGAAGTTCGTCCTCGACATCGTCAGCGAGAGCGGCGTGCAGATCCCCGGCGGCATCATCGAGCACCAGCGCACGTCGTACCTGGACAACCGCGCGCTCGACACCGTCGACATCAAGCCGTACGACGGGCACGTGACGTTGTACATGGCCGATCGTTACCACGACGACGCGATCGTGTTCGAACCCGCGTACGCGACCCGCAAGCCCGACGGCGGCTGGGGCCCGTTCGTGTCCGACCTCGAGGTCGTGCACATCGGGGGCGAACACATTCAGGCCATCGATGAGCCGTACATTGCGAAGGTTGGTGCGCACATGAGTGAGGCGCTCAACCGCATCGAGGCTCAGGTGAGCAAGGAGGATGGGGCCAAGTGA